The proteins below are encoded in one region of Alistipes indistinctus YIT 12060:
- a CDS encoding biotin/lipoyl-containing protein produces the protein MAKKILIRDLTLRDGQQSSFATRMNQNQVDRVLPYYKEAGFYAMEVWGGAVPDSVMRYLGENPWDRLEKIKAVVGDVSKLTALSRGRNLFGYSPYTDEIIEGFCRNAIESGLGIMRIFDALNDVENIKSTVKYVKKYGGLADCAVCYTIDPHFSVGERFTSLLKGKKLPGKVFTDAYFLDKARQMEALGADMITIKDMSGLIPPKRVAGLIRLFKHNLKVPVDFHTHCTPGYGLASVLSAIVSGADIVDTNIWYFAGGPAAPAIELIYIFCQKMGVELDINMGAVAKINSELLRIRKELEQFDAVKQFPNPFNPLTDTLPAEVDKEFDRAIEAARNMNEADLIAACHAIERHFNFPAPNELVKKAEIPGGMYTNMVAQLKQLKAEDILEKAMELIPRVRLDAGLPPLVTPTSQIVGAQAVNCALDARSGKPMYSNVSNQFVGLVKGEYGKTPVPVDPEFRLKIAGVREETPYDTSKYRMQPNPVLDECGGVKLAENEKEVLLLELFPLVAKGFLTDQKKKRYEESKPAVAAEPEGTAAKAGETSSAKAKEPITGRVVSAPMPGRIIRVLVKPGDKVEAGQDVVILEAMKMENSIMASAGGTVKQLLVAEGDTVAADAQLIEIV, from the coding sequence ATGGCAAAGAAAATTTTGATCCGGGATCTGACTCTTCGTGACGGTCAGCAATCGTCGTTCGCCACGCGCATGAACCAGAATCAGGTGGACAGGGTGCTACCTTATTACAAAGAGGCCGGTTTTTACGCAATGGAAGTATGGGGCGGAGCGGTGCCCGACTCGGTGATGCGTTACCTGGGCGAGAACCCGTGGGACCGCCTGGAGAAGATCAAGGCGGTAGTGGGTGATGTCTCGAAGCTGACGGCCCTTTCGCGCGGGCGAAACCTGTTCGGGTACAGCCCCTATACCGATGAAATTATCGAAGGATTTTGCCGCAATGCGATCGAATCCGGTCTCGGCATCATGCGTATCTTCGATGCGCTGAACGATGTGGAGAACATCAAATCGACCGTCAAATATGTAAAGAAATACGGTGGACTGGCCGATTGTGCGGTTTGCTATACGATCGACCCGCACTTTTCGGTGGGCGAGCGGTTTACGTCGCTGCTCAAGGGCAAGAAGCTGCCGGGCAAAGTTTTTACCGACGCCTATTTCCTGGATAAAGCCAGGCAAATGGAGGCGCTCGGCGCCGACATGATCACGATCAAGGACATGAGCGGCCTGATTCCTCCCAAACGGGTGGCCGGGTTGATACGCCTGTTCAAACATAATCTTAAAGTGCCGGTGGATTTCCATACGCACTGCACGCCGGGTTACGGCCTGGCTTCGGTGCTGTCGGCCATCGTCAGCGGGGCGGATATCGTGGATACCAACATTTGGTATTTCGCGGGCGGTCCCGCCGCTCCGGCCATCGAGCTGATCTACATCTTCTGTCAGAAGATGGGTGTCGAGCTGGATATCAACATGGGAGCCGTAGCGAAGATCAACAGCGAGCTGCTGCGCATTCGCAAGGAGCTGGAGCAGTTCGACGCCGTCAAGCAGTTCCCCAATCCGTTCAATCCGCTTACCGATACGTTGCCTGCCGAGGTGGACAAGGAGTTCGACCGTGCGATTGAGGCGGCCCGCAACATGAACGAGGCCGACCTGATCGCTGCCTGCCATGCTATCGAACGCCATTTCAATTTCCCGGCCCCGAACGAACTGGTTAAAAAAGCAGAGATTCCGGGCGGTATGTATACGAATATGGTGGCGCAGCTCAAGCAACTCAAGGCCGAGGATATCCTCGAGAAGGCGATGGAGTTGATTCCGCGCGTGCGCCTCGATGCCGGGTTGCCGCCGCTGGTGACGCCCACGAGCCAGATCGTAGGGGCGCAGGCGGTGAACTGTGCGTTGGATGCCCGCAGCGGCAAACCGATGTACTCGAATGTTTCGAACCAGTTCGTAGGGCTCGTCAAGGGCGAATACGGCAAAACGCCCGTTCCGGTCGATCCGGAGTTCCGGCTGAAGATTGCCGGCGTGCGCGAGGAGACCCCGTACGATACATCCAAGTACCGGATGCAGCCCAACCCGGTACTCGACGAGTGCGGCGGCGTGAAACTGGCCGAGAACGAGAAAGAGGTACTGTTACTCGAACTGTTCCCGTTGGTAGCCAAAGGTTTCCTGACCGACCAGAAAAAGAAACGTTACGAAGAGAGCAAACCCGCAGTTGCGGCCGAGCCGGAAGGGACGGCTGCGAAGGCCGGCGAGACTTCGTCGGCCAAGGCCAAAGAGCCGATTACGGGACGGGTGGTGAGTGCGCCGATGCCGGGCCGTATCATCCGGGTGCTGGTGAAGCCGGGCGATAAAGTGGAGGCCGGGCAGGACGTGGTTATCCTCGAGGCGATGAAGATGGAGAACAGTATCATGGCCAGTGCGGGAGGAACGGTCAAGCAGTTGTTGGTTGCCGAGGGCGATACGGTGGCTGCCGACGCGCAACTGATCGAGATCGTCTGA
- a CDS encoding YncE family protein, translating to MEYGPVEPIDITLPGRGLFISNEGNFTYGNASLSYYDITHSALVTNEDGSNDIFYSANGIPLGDVAQSAIVRGNTVYVIINNSGVIFAIDRRTAKITGTIRGLTSPRYMHFLSDTKAYVTDLYARAITIVNPESCQITGRIDVNNGYGRQHPTEQMVQYKNFVFTNCWSYDNKILVIDSDTDSVVDSIEVGIQPTSLVIDKYDKIWTITDGGYKGSPYGHEEPCLYRIDAETRQIEKRIVFDLNDAPSEVCLNGTRDTLYFINEAVWRMDVRADAVPREPFLKYNNTIYYGLTVDPKTSEVYVADAIDYVQNGVVYRFSPQAVPLDTLRVGITPGAFCFAE from the coding sequence ATGGAGTACGGCCCCGTCGAACCGATCGACATCACGCTGCCGGGGCGGGGGCTGTTTATTTCCAACGAAGGAAATTTCACATACGGCAACGCATCGCTAAGCTACTACGATATCACGCACAGCGCGCTGGTCACCAACGAAGACGGATCGAACGATATTTTTTACAGTGCCAACGGAATCCCGTTGGGCGACGTGGCGCAATCGGCGATCGTACGGGGCAACACGGTCTATGTAATCATCAACAATTCGGGCGTCATTTTCGCCATCGACCGGCGGACGGCCAAAATCACCGGCACGATCCGGGGACTCACTTCGCCCCGCTACATGCACTTTCTGAGCGACACGAAAGCCTACGTCACGGACCTCTACGCACGGGCCATCACGATCGTCAACCCCGAAAGCTGCCAGATTACCGGCCGCATCGACGTCAACAACGGCTACGGACGGCAGCATCCTACCGAACAGATGGTGCAATACAAAAACTTCGTCTTTACGAACTGCTGGTCATACGACAACAAGATCCTGGTGATCGACTCCGATACGGACAGCGTCGTGGATTCGATCGAGGTCGGCATCCAGCCCACATCGCTGGTGATCGACAAGTACGACAAAATCTGGACGATCACCGACGGAGGATACAAAGGCAGTCCCTACGGGCACGAGGAGCCCTGCCTCTACCGGATCGACGCGGAAACCCGGCAAATCGAAAAACGGATCGTGTTCGACCTCAACGACGCCCCTTCGGAGGTGTGCCTCAACGGAACGCGCGACACGCTCTATTTTATCAACGAGGCCGTCTGGCGTATGGACGTAAGGGCCGATGCCGTACCCAGAGAACCGTTCCTCAAATACAACAATACGATCTATTACGGCCTTACGGTCGACCCGAAAACCTCGGAGGTATACGTCGCCGACGCGATCGACTATGTCCAGAACGGTGTGGTCTACCGTTTCTCGCCACAGGCTGTTCCGCTCGACACACTGCGGGTCGGCATCACCCCCGGAGCCTTCTGTTTTGCCGAATGA
- a CDS encoding NADH-quinone oxidoreductase subunit B, with amino-acid sequence MEIKIKSMKYEDFRDNEYLETYAKLQQEGVPVAIGVLDELINWGRSNSLWPLTFATSCCGIEFMSVGAARYDFARFGFEVARASPRQADVIIVAGTITHKMAPVLKRLYDQMAEPKYVIAMGACSISGGPFKKSYHVVQGVDTIIPVDVYVPGCPPRPESLLYGMMQLQRKVKAQRFFGGANRKEKMPAELKEMEQEGGDNE; translated from the coding sequence ATGGAAATAAAGATCAAATCGATGAAATACGAGGACTTCAGGGACAACGAATACCTGGAGACCTATGCAAAACTGCAGCAAGAGGGCGTGCCTGTCGCGATCGGCGTTCTGGACGAACTGATCAACTGGGGGCGTTCCAATTCGCTCTGGCCGCTGACGTTCGCTACGAGCTGCTGCGGTATCGAGTTCATGTCGGTCGGCGCCGCCCGGTATGACTTCGCCCGGTTCGGGTTTGAAGTGGCCCGCGCCAGCCCGCGCCAGGCCGACGTAATTATCGTTGCCGGTACGATCACGCACAAGATGGCGCCTGTGCTCAAACGGCTTTACGACCAGATGGCCGAGCCGAAGTATGTGATCGCGATGGGGGCCTGCTCCATCTCCGGCGGTCCGTTCAAAAAGTCTTACCATGTGGTGCAGGGCGTCGATACGATCATTCCGGTGGACGTTTATGTGCCGGGGTGTCCCCCGCGTCCCGAGTCGCTGTTGTACGGCATGATGCAGTTGCAGCGCAAAGTAAAGGCGCAGCGCTTCTTCGGCGGTGCGAACCGCAAGGAGAAGATGCCCGCAGAGTTGAAGGAAATGGAACAGGAAGGAGGCGACAATGAGTAA
- the nuoK gene encoding NADH-quinone oxidoreductase subunit NuoK, producing the protein MIPMQFYLIVSAVMLFAGIYGFITRRNLLAILISIELILNAVNINFAVFNHYLYPGALEGLFFALFSIAVAAAETAVAIAIIINIYRNIRNIEVKKLNELKD; encoded by the coding sequence ATGATACCAATGCAGTTTTACCTGATCGTCAGCGCGGTGATGCTTTTCGCGGGCATCTACGGTTTCATCACGCGCCGCAACCTGCTGGCCATCCTTATCTCGATTGAGTTGATCCTCAATGCGGTGAACATCAACTTCGCGGTGTTCAACCATTATCTCTATCCCGGTGCGCTCGAAGGGCTCTTCTTCGCGCTGTTTTCCATTGCCGTGGCCGCTGCCGAAACGGCCGTCGCCATCGCCATCATCATCAATATTTACCGGAATATCCGCAATATTGAGGTGAAGAAACTCAACGAACTGAAAGACTAA
- a CDS encoding NADH-quinone oxidoreductase subunit A yields the protein MNLTLFVTVLITAVMLVVAALGIALLISPRSFNKQKGEAYECGIPTRGKSWMQFKVGYYLFAILFLMFDVEAVFLFPWAVILREVGVEGLVTIIFFLFILVLGLVYAWRKGALEWK from the coding sequence ATGAATCTGACGTTGTTTGTTACCGTTTTGATTACGGCGGTGATGCTTGTCGTAGCGGCGCTGGGTATAGCCCTGCTCATTTCGCCCCGCTCGTTCAACAAGCAGAAGGGCGAAGCCTACGAATGCGGTATTCCCACGCGGGGTAAGTCGTGGATGCAGTTCAAGGTGGGCTACTACCTGTTCGCCATCCTTTTCCTGATGTTCGACGTCGAGGCCGTGTTCCTCTTCCCGTGGGCGGTGATCCTGCGTGAAGTGGGCGTAGAGGGCCTCGTAACGATCATCTTCTTCTTGTTTATCTTGGTTCTGGGTCTGGTTTACGCCTGGAGGAAAGGAGCTTTGGAATGGAAATAA
- a CDS encoding NADH-quinone oxidoreductase subunit J family protein has product MELTSQQIVFFILAAVILVCSVLTVTTRRILRAATYLLFVLFATAGLYFQMNYSFLGAVQLTIYAGGIIVLYVFSILLTSSDADKKEPLRNRRKVAGLAASAVGVALSLFLLLTHTFPAVYALPETELPMKAIGYTMMGTGKYQYLLPFELVSILLLACIIGGIMIARKRQ; this is encoded by the coding sequence ATGGAACTTACATCACAACAGATAGTCTTCTTTATCCTTGCCGCGGTGATTTTGGTCTGCTCGGTACTGACCGTCACTACGCGCCGGATCCTGAGGGCGGCGACCTACCTGCTTTTCGTGCTTTTCGCCACGGCAGGCCTCTATTTTCAAATGAACTATTCGTTCCTCGGTGCGGTACAGCTCACCATCTATGCGGGCGGCATCATCGTGCTGTACGTATTCTCGATCCTGCTGACCAGTTCCGATGCGGATAAGAAGGAGCCGCTGCGCAACCGCCGCAAGGTGGCCGGCCTGGCCGCTTCGGCCGTGGGCGTCGCGCTGAGCCTCTTCCTGTTGCTGACACATACCTTCCCGGCCGTTTATGCGTTGCCGGAGACGGAGCTGCCGATGAAGGCGATCGGTTATACGATGATGGGCACCGGCAAGTACCAGTACCTGTTGCCGTTCGAGCTGGTGAGTATCCTGCTGCTGGCCTGCATCATCGGAGGAATTATGATTGCACGAAAAAGACAATAA
- a CDS encoding NADH-quinone oxidoreductase subunit D, with protein sequence MSNLIQDKILALAPAATVKEGEVLTVTVPAENFHAVAEMLRDDRETQFDFLVCMTGADWGETLGVVYHLRSTTLGHEVVLRIETADREHPVLPSVCDLWHSANLNEREVYDFYGIRFTGHPDMRRLYLRNDWVGYPFRKDYDANPEINPVPETNEPTEDEAPCYELKDGKIEKGEHVLFDEEEYVVNIGPQHPATHGVLRFRTSLEGEIIKKIDVHCGYIHRGAEKMCESMTYPQTLSLTDRFDYLGAHQNRHALCMCIEKAMQLEVPARAQYIRTIMDELQRIDSHLLFYATMCMDMGGLTPFFYGFRDREMVLDIFEGTTGGRLIQNYNVIGGVMADLAPDFVEKVKKFIAYLPGVLKEYHAVFTGNVIAQQRLKGVGVLSKEDAISYGATGPTGRASGWACDVRKVHPYGVYDKVEFKEVIHTEGDSFARYMVRMEEILESLHIIEQLIDNIPEGDYAAKTKPIIRLPEGEYFASVEAPRGEFGAYIESRGDKYPYRMKFRSSCLPLVSVVDPLARGAKIGDLIAIGGSLDYVVPDVDR encoded by the coding sequence ATGAGTAACCTGATACAAGATAAGATACTGGCACTGGCTCCCGCCGCGACGGTGAAAGAGGGCGAAGTGCTGACCGTGACGGTTCCGGCGGAGAATTTCCACGCCGTGGCGGAGATGCTGCGCGACGACCGTGAGACGCAGTTCGATTTTCTGGTTTGCATGACCGGAGCCGACTGGGGCGAAACCCTCGGTGTGGTGTACCACCTGCGTTCGACTACGCTGGGCCACGAAGTGGTGCTGCGTATCGAGACGGCCGACCGTGAACATCCGGTTTTGCCCAGTGTATGCGACTTGTGGCATTCGGCCAACCTGAACGAGCGTGAAGTATACGACTTCTACGGCATCCGGTTTACGGGCCATCCCGATATGCGCCGGCTGTACCTGCGCAACGACTGGGTCGGCTATCCTTTCCGCAAGGATTACGATGCGAACCCGGAGATCAATCCGGTACCGGAGACCAATGAACCGACCGAGGACGAGGCTCCCTGCTACGAGCTCAAGGACGGTAAGATCGAAAAGGGAGAACATGTGCTCTTCGACGAAGAGGAGTATGTGGTCAACATCGGCCCCCAGCACCCTGCGACGCACGGCGTACTGCGCTTCCGTACCTCGCTCGAGGGCGAGATCATCAAGAAGATCGACGTGCATTGCGGTTATATCCACCGCGGTGCGGAGAAAATGTGCGAGAGCATGACCTATCCGCAGACGCTCTCGCTGACCGATCGTTTCGATTATCTGGGGGCGCATCAGAACCGCCATGCGCTTTGTATGTGTATCGAAAAGGCGATGCAGCTCGAGGTTCCCGCCCGTGCACAGTACATCCGCACGATCATGGACGAGCTGCAGCGTATCGATTCGCACCTGCTGTTCTATGCCACGATGTGTATGGACATGGGCGGTCTGACACCGTTCTTTTACGGTTTCCGCGACCGTGAAATGGTGCTCGATATTTTCGAGGGTACCACCGGCGGCCGCCTGATCCAGAATTACAATGTGATCGGAGGCGTGATGGCCGACCTGGCTCCCGATTTCGTGGAGAAGGTTAAAAAATTCATCGCTTACCTGCCCGGTGTGCTGAAAGAGTACCACGCGGTATTTACCGGCAACGTGATCGCACAGCAGCGTCTCAAGGGCGTCGGCGTCCTTTCGAAGGAGGATGCGATCTCTTACGGTGCGACGGGTCCCACGGGCCGAGCTTCGGGGTGGGCCTGCGATGTGCGCAAGGTACATCCTTACGGCGTTTACGACAAGGTAGAATTCAAAGAGGTAATCCATACCGAAGGCGACTCGTTCGCCCGCTACATGGTGCGTATGGAGGAGATCCTCGAGTCGCTGCACATTATCGAACAGCTGATCGACAACATCCCGGAGGGCGATTACGCTGCCAAAACCAAACCCATCATCCGCCTGCCGGAAGGGGAGTATTTCGCAAGCGTTGAAGCGCCCCGCGGCGAGTTCGGCGCGTATATCGAAAGCCGTGGCGACAAATACCCCTACCGCATGAAGTTCCGTTCGTCATGCCTGCCGCTGGTGTCGGTGGTAGACCCGCTTGCGCGCGGCGCGAAGATCGGCGACCTGATCGCGATCGGTGGGTCGCTCGACTATGTGGTACCCGACGTGGACCGCTAA
- a CDS encoding DUF5074 domain-containing protein: protein MKKLLFALFGLLVITSCSKEHEPLPTPQVSIEAPAGTDPTQPIALTLGGTLTLKAVSANTDEATYLWEVNNEQVGQAQEYTFTATELGNYIVNVTVFNAEGTGNTVGCEVTVYGPYHTGTFILNEGNFTSVPSSLIFIGDDGQVTESVYTKANPTRKLGITAQDMCFFGGKAYILTQNGKKAEGFDGYLTVTNAETMTYVTDYTNDEFSDLSAPTHLAVVSADKAYIRDGRAIYVADLKNRKLNGKIAGSEGALKIKMVNTGSKVYAAAGSKLLVIDPASDAVTKTIDLPGTSSGIVLGKDGNIWSSCAGTPSYMVQILTATDAIGVKNEVKDINLSGGWVPSIGLCASKTDNVLYFWKDESPDWSHYDYPIYKHDCTTGKTEKFISLSETAKDGNYLIYGGMGVHPLTNQLFVNSIKGYGTDYLTNSIHSFSNQGKLVKTYSDKTSFPAGVFFKTE, encoded by the coding sequence ATGAAAAAACTATTATTCGCCCTTTTCGGACTGCTGGTCATCACCTCCTGCAGCAAGGAGCACGAACCGCTCCCCACTCCGCAGGTTTCGATCGAAGCGCCTGCAGGCACCGATCCGACCCAACCCATCGCACTGACACTGGGCGGCACGCTGACCCTCAAAGCAGTCAGCGCCAACACCGACGAGGCTACTTACCTCTGGGAAGTCAACAACGAACAGGTCGGACAAGCCCAGGAGTACACCTTCACGGCAACCGAATTGGGTAACTACATCGTCAACGTGACCGTTTTCAACGCCGAAGGCACCGGCAACACCGTAGGATGCGAAGTAACCGTTTACGGCCCCTACCACACCGGCACCTTCATCCTCAACGAAGGCAACTTTACCTCCGTGCCCAGCTCGCTCATCTTCATCGGCGACGACGGACAGGTCACCGAATCGGTCTATACGAAGGCCAATCCGACGCGCAAACTCGGTATCACGGCGCAGGACATGTGCTTCTTCGGCGGTAAAGCCTACATCCTCACCCAGAACGGCAAAAAGGCCGAAGGATTCGACGGTTACCTGACCGTTACGAACGCCGAGACGATGACCTATGTGACCGACTACACGAACGACGAGTTCAGCGACCTGAGCGCACCGACCCACCTCGCGGTAGTCAGCGCCGACAAAGCCTATATCCGAGACGGCCGTGCAATCTACGTCGCCGACCTGAAGAACCGCAAGCTCAACGGCAAAATCGCAGGTTCGGAAGGCGCCCTGAAAATCAAGATGGTCAATACCGGCAGCAAGGTATACGCCGCAGCGGGCTCCAAACTGCTGGTGATCGACCCGGCCAGCGACGCCGTCACGAAAACAATCGACCTGCCGGGTACCTCTTCGGGCATCGTGCTGGGCAAAGACGGCAACATCTGGTCGTCCTGCGCAGGCACGCCGTCCTACATGGTGCAGATACTGACCGCAACGGACGCCATCGGCGTCAAGAACGAGGTCAAGGACATCAACCTCTCTGGCGGCTGGGTACCTTCTATCGGCCTCTGCGCTTCGAAAACCGACAACGTTCTCTATTTCTGGAAAGACGAATCCCCGGATTGGAGCCACTACGACTATCCGATCTACAAGCACGACTGCACGACCGGGAAAACCGAAAAGTTCATTTCATTGTCTGAAACGGCTAAAGACGGCAATTACCTGATATACGGCGGCATGGGCGTACATCCGCTCACCAACCAGCTTTTCGTAAATTCCATCAAAGGATACGGCACCGATTACCTGACCAACAGCATCCACTCGTTCAGCAACCAGGGCAAATTGGTCAAGACCTATTCGGACAAGACCTCCTTCCCG
- a CDS encoding PKD-like domain-containing protein codes for MKQFLILSLALCLSAAVFSSCNNEDNTPEAPSISFKDNTDGTFYAKAGFPLTITPQVENGDGAQYSWTLGGQQVGTSATYTFQSDETGTYALTLTVKTAGGEATQQLSVTVEPVDVHYRPATQNSLAACNAVYEYTPAPGQFINEPQSGFKNENTPEAACAYALERMGKSAYVSLGGFGGYLIVGFDHSIYNEKGADFSIAGNSFSGSSEPGIVYVMQDENGNGKPDDTWYELKGSEYGKPETLKDYSVTYYKPQSAGTDIRWEDNEGNEGMVYYLPGFHKQDTYYPAWITADSYTLSGTRLATNSDWEEGTGWVNKAYDWGYADNFSPKDGTGSNADGTGARVNNFEIDNAVKADGTPAGLRHIDFVKIQTGVHFTTESIGELSTEVLDVKDLHAGK; via the coding sequence ATGAAACAGTTTTTAATCCTCTCACTGGCCCTCTGCCTGAGCGCAGCCGTTTTCAGCTCATGCAACAACGAAGACAATACGCCCGAAGCCCCTTCGATCTCGTTTAAGGATAACACCGACGGAACGTTTTACGCCAAAGCGGGCTTTCCGCTGACCATCACCCCGCAGGTCGAAAACGGCGACGGAGCACAATATAGCTGGACGCTGGGCGGACAGCAGGTAGGCACGTCGGCTACCTATACGTTCCAGTCGGACGAGACAGGAACCTATGCGCTGACCCTGACGGTCAAAACCGCAGGCGGTGAAGCGACCCAACAACTTTCGGTCACGGTCGAGCCGGTGGACGTGCACTACCGTCCCGCCACGCAGAACAGCCTGGCGGCCTGCAATGCCGTATACGAATACACCCCGGCCCCGGGCCAGTTCATCAACGAACCCCAATCCGGCTTCAAGAATGAAAACACCCCGGAAGCGGCCTGCGCCTATGCGCTCGAACGAATGGGGAAAAGCGCATATGTTTCGCTGGGCGGATTCGGCGGTTACCTGATCGTGGGCTTCGACCACAGCATCTACAACGAAAAAGGGGCGGACTTTTCGATCGCGGGAAATTCTTTCTCGGGCAGTTCCGAACCGGGAATCGTCTACGTCATGCAGGATGAAAACGGCAACGGCAAACCCGACGACACCTGGTACGAACTCAAAGGCAGCGAATACGGCAAACCCGAAACACTGAAAGATTACAGCGTCACCTATTACAAGCCGCAGTCCGCAGGAACCGACATCCGTTGGGAAGACAACGAAGGCAACGAAGGGATGGTCTATTACCTGCCCGGTTTCCACAAACAAGACACCTATTATCCGGCCTGGATCACTGCGGACAGTTACACGCTCAGCGGCACTCGCCTCGCTACAAATTCCGATTGGGAGGAGGGTACCGGTTGGGTCAACAAAGCCTACGACTGGGGCTATGCGGATAACTTCAGCCCGAAAGACGGGACCGGCAGCAATGCCGACGGCACCGGCGCGAGAGTCAATAATTTCGAGATCGACAACGCCGTGAAGGCCGACGGCACCCCGGCCGGCCTGCGCCACATCGACTTCGTCAAGATCCAGACAGGCGTACATTTCACCACCGAATCCATCGGCGAACTATCGACCGAAGTGCTCGATGTCAAGGACCTCCATGCAGGAAAATAA
- the nuoH gene encoding NADH-quinone oxidoreductase subunit NuoH yields the protein MFDFSIVTQWVDTLLRSWMSPTAAVIVECVLVGVCLLLGYAVIALALIYIERKVCAFFQCRLGPNRVGPYGVIQSVADMFKMLIKEIIHINHIDKFLFGLAPYIVIISSVLAFSCIPFAKGLQVLDFNIGIFFLLAVSSIGIVGILLAGWSSNNKYTLIGAMRSGAQMISYELSIGLSILTMVMLAGTMSLSGIVEAQAGGWFIFTGHIPAIIAFLIYIIAGTAETNRGPFDLPEAESELTAGYHTEYSGMHFGFFYLAEYLNMFIVASVAATLFWGGWMPLHISGWDGFNQAMDYIPSIIWFLGKVAVMIFIIMWFKWTFPRLRIDQLLKLEWKYLLPINLINLLLMALIIVFGLHF from the coding sequence ATGTTTGATTTTTCAATCGTGACTCAATGGGTCGACACGCTGTTGCGGAGCTGGATGTCCCCGACGGCGGCCGTGATCGTTGAGTGTGTGCTGGTAGGGGTTTGCCTCTTGTTGGGTTATGCCGTGATCGCGCTGGCGCTGATCTACATTGAGCGTAAAGTCTGCGCATTCTTCCAGTGCCGCCTCGGGCCGAACCGCGTGGGACCCTATGGAGTGATCCAGAGCGTTGCCGACATGTTCAAGATGCTCATCAAGGAGATCATCCACATCAACCATATCGATAAGTTCCTGTTTGGTTTAGCACCTTATATCGTTATTATTTCCTCGGTGCTGGCATTCAGTTGTATTCCCTTTGCCAAGGGGCTGCAGGTGCTCGATTTCAATATCGGTATCTTCTTCCTGCTGGCCGTTTCGTCGATCGGTATCGTCGGAATCCTGCTGGCCGGATGGTCGAGTAATAACAAGTATACGCTGATCGGCGCCATGCGAAGCGGTGCGCAGATGATCAGTTACGAGCTTTCGATCGGGCTTTCTATCCTGACGATGGTGATGCTCGCGGGCACGATGTCCCTTTCGGGGATCGTCGAGGCGCAGGCCGGAGGCTGGTTTATTTTCACGGGGCATATTCCCGCGATCATCGCATTCCTGATCTATATCATCGCCGGTACGGCCGAAACCAACCGCGGCCCGTTCGACCTTCCCGAGGCCGAATCGGAGCTGACCGCAGGTTACCATACCGAATATTCGGGTATGCACTTCGGATTCTTCTACCTGGCCGAGTACCTGAACATGTTTATCGTCGCTTCGGTGGCCGCGACCCTCTTCTGGGGCGGCTGGATGCCGCTGCACATCTCGGGTTGGGACGGTTTCAACCAGGCGATGGACTACATTCCGTCGATTATCTGGTTCCTCGGCAAGGTCGCTGTGATGATCTTCATCATCATGTGGTTCAAGTGGACTTTCCCCCGCCTGAGGATCGACCAGCTCCTGAAACTCGAATGGAAGTACCTGCTGCCGATCAACCTGATCAATTTGTTGCTGATGGCGCTGATTATTGTCTTCGGTTTACATTTTTAA
- a CDS encoding 4Fe-4S binding protein → MTFKEYITSFFSGLRSLLVGMGTTIKVFFRRKTTEQYPENRATLKISDRFRGELVMIHNDKNEHRCVACGICQMNCPNGTINVVTKQVTDEETGKARKVLDRYEYDLGSCLFCQLCVRTCPHDAIKFINTYEHAVFTRGKLREQLNHEGSTLAKK, encoded by the coding sequence ATGACATTTAAAGAATACATCACTTCATTTTTCAGCGGCCTGCGCTCCCTGCTGGTGGGTATGGGCACCACGATCAAGGTCTTTTTCCGGCGCAAGACGACGGAGCAGTACCCCGAAAATCGTGCCACGCTGAAGATTTCGGACCGCTTCCGCGGCGAGCTGGTCATGATCCACAACGACAAGAACGAGCATCGTTGCGTTGCCTGCGGCATCTGCCAGATGAACTGTCCCAACGGAACGATCAATGTCGTCACCAAGCAGGTGACCGACGAGGAGACGGGTAAGGCCCGCAAGGTACTCGACCGTTACGAATACGATCTGGGCAGCTGCCTTTTCTGCCAGTTGTGCGTGCGTACCTGCCCGCACGATGCGATTAAGTTCATCAATACTTACGAGCACGCCGTCTTCACGCGCGGCAAACTGCGCGAGCAGCTCAATCACGAAGGTTCAACTCTTGCAAAAAAATAG